AGAGCATCTAACTGACCATCACTGAGGTATTCTCCTCTGGCGTCAGCTTGGGAAACAACCTTAGAAAAAGCATCCTGCACCATAGTGTGACTCTCCTAAATTTTGATTAATTCAGAATTATTGATGAGGGTTTTAGCGATCAATTGCATAATTAACTTTCACTTTTTATCTTACAGATCCTGATGTCTTAAAAAGTCGAACTTCGATTTTTTTATGACAGCAATCTTAGTAAAAAGATCGATCTGGCTTTCTTGTTTTGTGAAAGTTTTTCAATTATCAACAGAAGCAATGAACGCTCAATCAAATAGAGTATTCATTTGCTTTGTTTTACTTTAAACCCTTACAAATTATTTTTATAATGCTTGATATCTATTTTTTATTAAGAAATGTTTAGGGATTATTCTAATAGGTATAATCATTATTTCCTATAACAAATTAAGTCTTATTAAACAAATATTTTATTTAAAAAATGAAAATATATTCTCAGCAGTAAATACCTTAAATCCTTATACAGCAATGCTTTTGGTGAAAATTTATATGTTTTTTGTGAAAAAATATTAAATAAAATTAGTTTGCTTTTACAATTCCAAAATATCGTCAAAGGTTCAATCTTTTATGAGAGAACAAGATTTGATTGAAAAAAATGTGTTGATAAACACATAAACAATAAAAATAAGGAAATCACCATCACATTTTTTACTAAAATATTTACAAAACGTAATCAAAAATCTCTGGTTTCTTAAAATTATGTTGGTGGTGTATTAGTCCGTAGCCAATTTCCCCTTGTGAAGAGGGGTTTAGCCGGACATTGTGATGGAGATTGGAGGGAGGCAAGCCAGATAAAGGGAAGCAAAATACAAGTAACGAACCGTTATAATTGAGCGCAGTAGATTCTGTAGGAAGGCAAATGGAGGGTACAAAACTTCAGACTGCCCAGCAAGCATTTGACTACCTTGCGCAAGGATGGGCAACAGGAAATTTTCAACCTTTCATTGATATGCTTGCGGATGAGGTAATATTCTGGCTGCCGGTGGGCAAACAGCGAGACAAATCCTCTGAATATGAGGATAAACAGCAGATTATTGCCAGACTAGGAACGCGTGCGGAGAGAGGCGATCGCCTCAAGTTCAGCCCACCCGATCGAGTCAGTAGTAACGACATCACAGTTACATTTGAGTTTGAAAGTCAGGGAAACATTCGCAACCAGCCTTTTCAAGGTCGGAATGCTATTTCCTTTGATATTAAAGGTGACAAAATTTCTGGTATCCGAGAGTATCTGGGCGACATAGATTGAGTAACATCGGTATACTTGTCTGCCCAAGATGATAGAAAAGCTTTGCCTGTTGGCCGCTCGATCTAAGGCAAATGTTGAAAGTCCCTAAATCTGCTGCTTGCCAACCCAACTAACTTGCTTGCGAACACCAAAGCCATCTTGAATGGTGTGGTCTTGATAAGAACCAACTCGCGACTGAATTACAATAAAGCACAAATCCTCTGTATCTGAGGTATTTCGCAGACATCTTTCTCCCTCAGGATCTACTCGCACAACGGTTCCTTCACCTATAGGAAATACACAATCATCGACTTGAAACTCACCTTTCCCCCGAATAAAGAGGTAAATTTCTTCATTTAAGCGATGCTTGTGATAAAAAGGCATCGATATCTTGGGGGGTAGGTTGTTTAACGAAATCTCGGCACTTGAGAGATTGAGAATCTGCTTGAGAAATACTTTACCCTCTAACTTGATAGCGGCTTCTGGAGTCTCAAAAGTAAACTGCCGTAATTCAGAAAATAAACCCAAATCAGTCACAGCAAAGTTTTGTCCAGTTCTAGCACCGGGTAGGGCTTGAGCCATTGTAACCTCATTTATTTTTAACTTGCATTTTGCAAGCTAATATAGCAGGTGTTACTTGTAAAATGCAAGTAAGCTGTAAATGTAGTTTTTCCAATGTCTCAATCTCGCCGTTCACCCTGCCCAATTGCTTGTTCGCTTGATTTAATCGGCGATCGCTGGACACTTCTGGTTATTCGAGACATGATGTTTTTTGGAAAACAACGCTTTGAAGAGTTTTTAGAGTCTCCAGAAGGAATTTCAACCAATATTTTGACCAATCGCCTGAAGTTTCTGGAAGAGGCTGGCTTGTTGGAGAAACAACCATATAGCAACCATCCTCGGAGAATGAACTACCAATTAACAGAGCGAGGAAGAAGTCTTCGCCCCGTACTCAAAGCCATGATTGCTTGGGGACTTAAGAATATTCCGGAAACAATGATTCCCGATGATGAGCAGTCCCGGATTTGAATTACGCCTATGTCCTGAAGATGCGATCGCATTTATTTTGGCTTTTGGCTGCTGTTCATTAATAGTCACTGTCAGCCACACACATTCCCTTACATTTGATGCCGTTGGTAGCTGTGCGCAGACAATGAGAACAGAGAATTTTTTCTGCTTCTGGAGCAGTATTTGTGCTGGTGCTTGCTTGTGTTTGGTCTTTGTCGGTTTGGCAGTTCACGGCGATCGGGGTAACGGAAGTTTTTTGTGGTTTATTTCTACATTTTACAAATCACAGAGATTTCCTCTCACCTGTCCGTTTTGAACACTGCCTCATAGCGACACGGAATGAAATATTGAGATCGGATTGAAAATGAGGATTGCTCTTGCAGTTCTATAATTGATCGGGTATGGGTTTCTCAACTTTTTGTTTGGAGTTAGCTTTTAGTTTATGGATGCAATGGAGTTTTTTGAACTAAGTAGTGGTAGATGGCGATCGCAACGCACAACACACCACCTGGCCTTCAAGCGCTCTGAAGCCGGAGAATCGGATATTCAGGTTCAAGCCCTTGCTGCAGATAATCCTCAAGTAATTGAAATCTGCCAACTCCATCAGGTAGACCCCAAGTTGGCTATCGGTGGTGCTTTTGTCTCTTGGCAAGGCGCAATGGGATGGGATAGAGAAGAGGAAAACCATGAAGGTTCGACAGTCTTCTCCCTGGTTCCCGATGCCGATAACCCCCGCCAAGGATCGCTGCTGCGAGAAAGAGGTTATGCCGAAGTTGTACCGGTGGCTGGACGCTATCACATGGATGATGAAAACGCCTTAGTCCTGACGACCGAGTATGAAACCATGAGTTCGATTGAGAGATTCTGGTTTGTCAGTCCTGGTATTCGGATGCGAACAAGTACAGTCAAACGGTTCGGTGGTTTTAGCACTGCTACCTTCTGTACTGAATTCCGGATTGCAGACGCTTCAGATGAAGCTAACCTGTCAAATCTGACTCCTAACCAGATTCAAAATGCGGCTAAATCCACAAAATACTTCTCCTTCTTTGGCTGGTAAATTAATCGTCACTACTAGTACCGATCCATTGACACGAGGGCTAGACTACCTCTATGGAGTTCGCAGTCTAGCTCTCGATCCAGAGATGATTGATATAGTTTATGACTTAGAAAACCGTAAATCCCTCTGTGTCTGGATCAGCGAGCATATTGATGGGGTGAACAGACAACTGGAAAACTATCTCCAGGCTTGTCACGATTGTTTTCATCCTTGGGAGCAACCTGCAATTCAAATTTATGCGGCTCCCTTAGCTCAGTCCTTTGGGATTGATGCTCTGTGCAATCTTCAAACAAATCCAATTACCATTTTGATTGATGTCGGACGAGTAGTGCCGACAGATTGGCTGCTATTAGTTGTCCACGAATATGCCCATGCTCATGCGGGTTCGCCAGGACATCACGAAAAATATGCGCGATCGCTCTCTCACCTCTGCCTGGGATTGGGGATTGCACCCCCGGAATTCGGTATGGAATCTCAACTGCGATTTTATCCAGATTGCCGTCCCACTCAGAATCCATTGGCGTTTTGGCGAGGAGAGCATTACTAAGATTTTTTATTCTCTATGAATACTGTTGTGTCCATTTTTCCCATAACAGATGCACATCATCTGGTTGCCCCTCGTAGTTAAGCATCTGCTCTGAAATCGTCACCCAAGGCTGGGCGCTACGCGTCCAAATGTTACCAACTGGACGTAACTTTGTTGTATCATCTAACGTCCCAGCTTTAACGTTGATAGTATCTGGGCTGTAAGTGCGATCGTGAAACAACCGCGTTCCGCAGTCACCGCAGAATAAATTTTTGACTTCGCGCCCGCTATCAGCTTTGCGAATCCAAGCTTTTGGCTGTCCTTGAGTAATAACCAAAGCATCTCGTGGGACAGTCAATGACATACCAAAAGCACTAGAGGATTGTTTTTGACACTCTTTGCAATGGCACAGGTAAAGAGTTAAAGGTTCGGCACGGATTTCATAACGAATCTCCCCGCATTGGCAACCCCCAGTATATGGAAGACTCACCAGTTTTCTCTCCTTGAGAACTAGCTATTACTGTATATGGCTAAGATTATCTCAATTTAAAAGCCGTAGATGTAATTAATAATTGGTAGATTCTCTACTCCAACAGAGTTTGCAATAACTGTGAGCGATCGCGCCTTTTATTTTTGGGAAGTGTTTGGATTTCCTTGTGCAAACCCAAGCTAATAGCTGCGATCGCTATCAATCGAAAGAATAGCCAAGAAAAAAAATCTCACTAGGCTGGTTGTCTGCATAGAGGATAATATATCTAGCTGTACCTCTAGCAATATTGTCCCAAAAAGCATATGCAACATCGGGGTTTGTATTGCCAAAAATAACCGCCTCAATCATTTCATGAGTAGGTTGGTCAGTACCAAACAGAGCAAGGATTCCTTGTAGAGGTAGCGGAAAAGCAGTATTGAAAACTTCGCCAAGTATTTCATAGTATTCTTCTCCACCTAGTAACGCCACTTCAAACTCGTCTTTTGAAAGTGGACATGGTGTATCAGAAACTTTAAGAATATCAAGTATTGAGCGTGTTCCATCAGCTTCGGATGCTTCCAGTGCTGCTTCAATGGATGGATGTTGAGATCCAGGAGTAGGGGAATTTTCCGTGATGGGAAAATCGAGCAATGGTATTGCAGGATTATAGCGACCTGCTTGAAACTCACGTTCTCGTAGCATCTGTAATGCTGCATTGAGATCGGACTGATAATCTGTGTAGTACCAGTATGCTTCCGCACCCATAAGCTTCTCTTAATATGTATTAAGTGATTCGGAGATTATCGAAACTTTGCAGCTACTGAATTCTATACAAAGGGATTGGGAGGCGGATTTCCATTTAACCGGATGTACTCCTCTTGCAACTCTTGGAAATAGTCTGCCAAGCATTGCCCTGTTTCACGCCAGTAAAGTTCTTTTTGATGTATGTAATCGTTGCATCCACAGCAAAATGTGTACTCATTGTATAAAAATGGGTTAATTAAATAGCTACGAATTATTTTTTCTGGCATCCTTGTCGCACCGCCACAATGTGGGTGGATATAAGCTTGCGGAACTATATCAAGCGCTCCTTGATAACGGCGTTCTGGATGCATAGTAATATGATCTGTCATTTGACCATCTGCTAGAAGTTTGGTGTGCTGTTCTCGGTGCATGGGATAAAGCGGTAGGAAAATCAGCTTGTGGCAGAATGCACAACGAACAAAAGGTATGGTGTACAGTCCTGGCTTAGTTGTCCTAATATATGCAAGACCTGCTTCCAGGTGTTCCCATTCCCAATCTGGAATACTCTGCAAGACTCTTTGTATATCAGCTTGATTACCAGTTACACAATCAACAACTATTGGGTGAAAGTTGTCCCAGTAACCTTTGTTAAGGTTGCCCTCATATAGAGCGACTGTAGCTAACCTTGTACCTACTGGTGGTATTCCGTTCTTCATCCACCTAAGCGGTTGCGGCAGAATTTTGATTGCATGATGTGGTTTTTTACCTGTGGTGAGGTCAGTGAATACTGCAATTAGAGGTGGCTTTAATGAAACAACAACACTAGGATTGACACAACCATACAAGAAGTGTTCGCGGATACGGATTATGAGAAATATAAGTTTTTTAATCAGCCAAAATATTCCAACGCCAAACAAAATATTGAATATAGCAATTCCAAATAATGCAGATGGCAAAAGATGTAAACTTTTACCTTCACGCAATACTTCAAAAAAAGCAAACCCAAAAACCCAATTGATTAGACAATCGAAAACAACCAGAATGATGAGTGGAAGAAAAAATTGAATTGGTTCGCTAGGAAATGAACGAATCCAATAGGAATAATCCACAAGAAGATTTCCTGGGTTAGACGCATAGGTATTGCCATCTACCGAAAAAGGACGTTGTGGTTGATTTACCATTGTTATATTCGGGCACCTAATTATGAGTACGAGATTGAAGGATGTACTTAAATATCTTGCTTAAGATTAGATTGCCCTAAATAACATTAAGTTTAACGCCCTAGCTGCACCAAACAGTTGCCATAATCTTAAATACGATCGCTCTCTCTCCCAATTTTCACCATGCAATTTGCAGATTTTTGGTATATTGTTGCACTCAGCGAACAGCTACGGCCTAACACAGTATTAGCACGAACCGTTTTAGGAGAATGGCTAGCAATATTTCGCGGTGAAGATGGACAACCTGTAGCGTTGCGCGATCGCTGTTTGCATCGCAGTAGTCGTCTATCAGCTGGTAAGGTTTGTCAAGGTGCTTTGCAATGTCCTTATCATGGCTGGGTAT
The genomic region above belongs to Calothrix sp. NIES-2098 and contains:
- a CDS encoding cupin 2 conserved barrel domain protein, yielding MAQALPGARTGQNFAVTDLGLFSELRQFTFETPEAAIKLEGKVFLKQILNLSSAEISLNNLPPKISMPFYHKHRLNEEIYLFIRGKGEFQVDDCVFPIGEGTVVRVDPEGERCLRNTSDTEDLCFIVIQSRVGSYQDHTIQDGFGVRKQVSWVGKQQI
- a CDS encoding glutathione-dependent formaldehyde-activating GFA, which produces MSLPYTGGCQCGEIRYEIRAEPLTLYLCHCKECQKQSSSAFGMSLTVPRDALVITQGQPKAWIRKADSGREVKNLFCGDCGTRLFHDRTYSPDTINVKAGTLDDTTKLRPVGNIWTRSAQPWVTISEQMLNYEGQPDDVHLLWEKWTQQYS